A region from the Curtobacterium sp. MCBA15_012 genome encodes:
- a CDS encoding ABC transporter permease yields MTQVTDREARGGSATAVPSATSPAPAGRTGTPRTARPQVGRSSDERRRRRRSAWTGLALVAAPVLVVVLFVGVPVVNAGLFSLGSTGGLNQALADIGQDTVHGFSFAVYGALLGDPVFRRDLVATLGVTALSTGLTVALAVVVAVALRLRGGVVGSALSVLSVVPIFVPVVIASWSVLTFTDGQGFVRSLGAQVGLDLPVWGYTLVAVVFGSVWTSLPFAVLMIAGALQGVPDALVDAARDAGAGTWRVVWRVLLPMASTPLVVATTFTVIGVLGSYTVPYFTGPNAPSMLGVDIAKYFQAYDRPQQSTAMAFVVFAFAAAASVFYIRSTVRANARELGKGPR; encoded by the coding sequence GTGACGCAGGTGACCGACCGGGAGGCCCGTGGCGGCTCCGCCACGGCCGTCCCGTCCGCCACGTCGCCGGCTCCGGCAGGCCGCACCGGCACGCCGCGGACCGCGCGTCCGCAGGTCGGCAGGTCCTCGGACGAGCGCCGCCGACGCCGGCGTAGCGCCTGGACCGGGCTCGCGCTCGTCGCCGCTCCCGTGCTCGTCGTCGTGCTCTTCGTCGGCGTCCCCGTGGTGAACGCCGGGCTGTTCTCCCTGGGGTCGACCGGCGGCCTCAACCAGGCGCTCGCGGACATCGGGCAGGACACCGTGCACGGCTTCTCGTTCGCGGTCTACGGGGCGCTGCTCGGCGACCCGGTCTTCCGCCGCGACCTGGTGGCCACGCTCGGCGTGACCGCGCTGTCGACCGGCCTGACCGTGGCGCTCGCGGTCGTCGTCGCGGTCGCGCTCCGGCTCCGTGGCGGTGTGGTCGGATCGGCCCTCAGCGTCCTGTCGGTCGTGCCGATCTTCGTACCGGTCGTCATCGCGAGCTGGTCGGTGCTGACCTTCACGGACGGCCAGGGGTTCGTCCGGAGCCTCGGCGCGCAGGTCGGGCTCGACCTGCCGGTGTGGGGGTACACCCTCGTCGCGGTCGTCTTCGGCAGCGTCTGGACGAGCCTGCCGTTCGCGGTGCTGATGATCGCGGGTGCGCTGCAGGGCGTGCCGGACGCGCTCGTCGACGCGGCCCGGGACGCCGGCGCGGGGACGTGGCGGGTGGTGTGGCGGGTGCTGCTGCCGATGGCGTCGACACCGCTCGTGGTCGCGACCACGTTCACGGTGATCGGGGTGCTCGGTTCGTACACCGTGCCGTACTTCACCGGCCCGAACGCCCCGTCGATGCTCGGTGTCGACATCGCGAAGTACTTCCAGGCGTACGACCGCCCGCAGCAGTCCACCGCGATGGCGTTCGTCGTGTTCGCCTTCGCCGCCGCGGCGAGCGTCTTCTACATCCGCTCCACCGTGCGGGCGAACGCGCGGGAGCTGGGGAAGGGACCACGATGA
- a CDS encoding ABC transporter permease: MIRRSTGTVLVWAAALVLAVFIAGPLVWLAARAFATSWTYPNLLPDGWTLHWWTTVLDDPGLAVAVQNSLVLAPLTVAIAAVVCLPAAWAISRIDFPGRRAVLVGLFATNAFPKMGLFVTMSAMFTALDLMNTVTGILIVHVLGCVVFMTWLPAAAFSAVPRSLEEAARDAGAGRWRTFLRVTLPIAWPGILVAVVMSFLASFDEAQGTYLVGAPTYMTMPTEMYSLVLNSPRQVSAVFAIALSIPSVLLMTLARKHIMGGRLADGFQIR; encoded by the coding sequence ATGATCCGCCGATCCACCGGGACCGTGCTCGTGTGGGCGGCCGCCCTCGTGCTCGCGGTGTTCATCGCCGGTCCGCTCGTGTGGCTCGCGGCCCGCGCGTTCGCGACGAGCTGGACCTACCCGAACCTGCTGCCGGACGGGTGGACGCTGCACTGGTGGACGACGGTCCTCGACGACCCGGGCCTCGCAGTCGCGGTGCAGAACTCGCTCGTCCTCGCCCCGCTCACGGTGGCCATCGCGGCCGTGGTGTGCCTGCCGGCGGCGTGGGCGATCAGCCGCATCGACTTCCCGGGGCGGCGGGCGGTGCTCGTCGGGCTGTTCGCGACGAACGCGTTCCCGAAGATGGGCCTGTTCGTGACGATGTCCGCGATGTTCACCGCGCTCGACCTGATGAACACCGTGACGGGGATCCTCATCGTGCACGTCCTCGGCTGCGTCGTGTTCATGACGTGGTTGCCCGCCGCCGCGTTCTCCGCCGTCCCGCGCTCCCTCGAGGAGGCCGCGCGCGACGCCGGCGCCGGCCGCTGGCGCACGTTCCTGCGCGTCACGCTGCCGATCGCCTGGCCGGGCATCCTCGTCGCCGTGGTGATGTCCTTCCTCGCCTCGTTCGACGAAGCGCAGGGCACGTACCTCGTCGGCGCCCCCACCTACATGACGATGCCGACCGAGATGTACTCGCTCGTCCTCAACTCGCCGCGCCAGGTCTCGGCGGTGTTCGCGATCGCGCTGAGCATCCCGTCCGTCCTGCTGATGACCCTGGCGCGGAAGCACATCATGGGCGGCCGCCTCGCGGACGGCTTCCAGATCCGGTGA
- a CDS encoding ABC transporter ATP-binding protein yields MTDTTTQKGDHMTDAPLLADRAPRLPAGSPDPAEDRSASTGLTVHGLRKTLGGRAVVAGIDLDVAPGELVSLLGPSGCGKTTTLRMVAGFLDADAGSVTMGGRDVTRLRPERRPSAMVFQNYALWPHMTVTQNVAFPLRTRRVPKAETAERVRVALELVGLTHHAHAKPTAISGGEQQRVALARAVVQEPDVLLLDEPLSNLDAKLRVSVRDEIRRIQQRLGITTVIVTHDQDEALSISDRIAVMHEGRVEQIATPETLYARPSTLFVAGFIGATSTVTGRFLAGTAAGHGADDTVLVRPEQVTLCADSPLRATVSRVLVRGHFSEVVLAADDAELRAYVSGPAPALGSETGVRLGEVLVYRDGLLTEVVR; encoded by the coding sequence ATGACCGACACGACCACCCAGAAGGGCGACCACATGACGGACGCACCCCTCCTCGCGGACCGCGCCCCGCGCCTCCCGGCCGGTTCCCCCGACCCGGCGGAGGACCGCAGCGCGTCCACCGGCCTGACGGTGCACGGCCTGCGGAAGACCCTCGGCGGACGTGCCGTCGTCGCCGGTATCGACCTCGACGTCGCGCCGGGCGAGCTCGTCTCGCTGCTCGGACCATCCGGCTGCGGCAAGACGACCACGCTGCGGATGGTCGCGGGCTTCCTCGACGCCGACGCGGGCTCCGTGACCATGGGGGGACGGGACGTCACCCGACTCAGGCCGGAGCGCCGACCGAGCGCCATGGTGTTCCAGAACTACGCGCTCTGGCCGCACATGACGGTCACGCAGAACGTGGCGTTCCCGCTGCGGACGCGGCGGGTGCCGAAGGCCGAGACGGCCGAGCGGGTGCGTGTCGCACTCGAGCTCGTCGGGCTGACGCACCACGCGCACGCGAAGCCGACCGCGATCTCCGGTGGTGAGCAGCAGCGCGTCGCCCTCGCCCGTGCGGTGGTCCAGGAGCCGGACGTGCTGCTCCTGGACGAGCCGCTGTCGAACCTCGACGCGAAGCTCAGGGTGAGCGTCCGCGACGAGATCCGCCGCATCCAGCAGCGCCTGGGCATCACGACCGTCATCGTCACGCACGACCAGGACGAGGCGCTCAGCATCTCGGACCGGATCGCGGTCATGCACGAGGGGCGCGTCGAGCAGATCGCGACGCCGGAGACCCTCTACGCGCGTCCGTCGACGCTGTTCGTCGCGGGCTTCATCGGGGCGACGAGCACGGTGACCGGCCGGTTCCTCGCCGGGACGGCCGCAGGGCACGGCGCCGACGACACGGTGCTCGTCCGTCCCGAGCAGGTGACGCTCTGCGCGGACTCCCCGCTCCGGGCGACCGTCTCACGGGTGCTCGTGCGCGGTCACTTCTCCGAGGTCGTGCTCGCAGCGGACGATGCCGAACTGCGCGCGTACGTCAGCGGACCCGCTCCCGCGCTCGGCAGCGAGACCGGGGTCCGACTGGGCGAGGTCCTGGTCTACCGCGACGGGCTGCTCACCGAGGTGGTCCGGTGA
- a CDS encoding inositol monophosphatase family protein has protein sequence MSASGAVRVQRRAGTIEGPGVRPPRLVAHRGAPRVRRENTLPAVAAAVALGAETVEVDVRRTADGVALLLHDETLDRLWGDPRRVEELPWSDVARLGDDRDRVPRLDEVLDLLRGGTTTLLVDVTSVADAVVAARTVAAHGTPPAVAWCGSRAAVTAVRSVLPDADVWLAWASLAGPTADDLDDLAPSTLNLDLAFLTPDVVTAAHALGLRVAVWTVDEAAPAAWAAALGVDSITTNDLPAVRAACSAGQTAVPPAVEDAVEDARVLEGARVLARSIADEVVVLTRTHPVGEVAAKAHPADLVTDVDRRVEQFVRGRVRSAFPLHGFTGEEFGTSPGDRHHWYLDPVDGTTNLANGLPWTALSLCLVRAGQPVVGVVADPWRGEVLEAQRGRGAVLGDRRLRLDREPRTLVGTVVGTELDGHRPWPGMDAFLHALADRSCTLRIQGSGTLTIAQVAAGRGVGGCVGAFSPVDHGAAVLLVHEAGGVVVTRSGTVADGFPPDGEPFLVAHPGVVDELGDLWRAALDTAG, from the coding sequence GTGAGCGCGTCGGGCGCGGTGCGTGTGCAGCGTCGCGCGGGCACGATCGAGGGGCCCGGAGTCCGTCCGCCACGGCTCGTCGCACACCGCGGTGCGCCGCGGGTCCGGCGGGAGAACACCCTGCCGGCGGTCGCGGCTGCGGTGGCGCTCGGCGCGGAGACCGTCGAGGTCGACGTCCGGCGCACGGCCGACGGGGTCGCGCTGCTGCTGCACGACGAGACGCTCGACCGGCTGTGGGGCGATCCGCGCCGGGTCGAGGAACTCCCGTGGAGCGACGTCGCGCGGCTCGGGGACGACCGGGACCGCGTCCCGCGACTCGACGAGGTGCTCGACCTGCTGCGCGGGGGCACCACGACCCTGCTCGTGGACGTCACGAGCGTCGCGGACGCGGTCGTCGCGGCGCGGACGGTGGCGGCCCACGGAACACCGCCCGCGGTCGCCTGGTGCGGTTCCCGAGCGGCCGTGACCGCGGTCCGCTCGGTGCTGCCCGACGCCGACGTCTGGCTCGCCTGGGCGTCACTCGCCGGACCCACGGCCGACGACCTCGACGACCTCGCGCCGTCGACGCTGAACCTGGACCTGGCGTTCCTCACCCCGGACGTCGTGACGGCGGCCCACGCACTCGGGCTCCGGGTGGCCGTGTGGACGGTCGACGAGGCGGCGCCGGCGGCCTGGGCAGCTGCCCTCGGCGTCGACTCGATCACCACGAACGACCTGCCGGCGGTGCGCGCGGCGTGCTCGGCGGGCCAGACCGCCGTCCCACCGGCCGTCGAGGACGCGGTCGAGGACGCCCGGGTCCTCGAGGGAGCCCGAGTGCTGGCCCGCTCGATCGCCGACGAGGTGGTCGTCCTCACCCGGACGCACCCCGTCGGCGAGGTCGCCGCGAAGGCGCACCCGGCAGACCTCGTCACCGACGTGGACCGACGGGTCGAGCAGTTCGTGCGCGGACGCGTCCGTTCCGCCTTCCCCCTGCACGGCTTCACGGGCGAGGAGTTCGGGACCAGCCCCGGTGATCGTCACCACTGGTACCTCGACCCCGTGGACGGCACGACGAACCTGGCGAACGGTCTGCCGTGGACGGCGCTGTCGCTCTGCCTGGTGCGAGCCGGTCAGCCGGTCGTCGGCGTGGTCGCGGACCCCTGGCGTGGGGAGGTGCTCGAAGCCCAGCGCGGCCGGGGTGCGGTGCTCGGCGACCGGCGGCTCCGGCTCGACCGGGAGCCGCGCACCCTGGTCGGCACGGTCGTCGGGACCGAACTCGACGGGCACCGGCCCTGGCCCGGCATGGACGCCTTCCTGCACGCCCTCGCGGACCGGTCCTGCACGCTGCGGATCCAGGGGTCGGGCACGCTGACGATCGCGCAGGTGGCCGCCGGGCGCGGCGTGGGCGGATGCGTCGGGGCGTTCTCGCCGGTCGATCACGGTGCCGCGGTGCTGCTCGTGCACGAGGCCGGGGGAGTGGTGGTCACCCGGTCCGGGACGGTCGCGGACGGCTTCCCGCCCGACGGCGAACCGTTCCTCGTCGCGCACCCCGGCGTCGTGGACGAACTCGGCGACCTGTGGCGCGCGGCCCTCGACACCGCCGGGTGA
- a CDS encoding ABC transporter ATP-binding protein, whose protein sequence is MRTKATLRVISSLLRGHRRALVVLIVLALAGTLAEACLPIGLGQVVNGIERGRFDIVLVASGVLALVVVARVASSVVAHAVGRNAEIDVAITHKQQVGAHLVRHRSVIGEEIQLGDAVETAETDTDTIAGVVGVTRSLVVSTLTFVAISVYLITNSWIIGGAIVVGASCIALFLPALVGVLEQPLEEHRARSGAVAGLAADAASGLRDLRGIGAEDVFLQRFHDASAAMRAAGLRVARRRALISGVQVAIPSAFVLVILGIALWQFRTGEQSAGDLVTYYGLGVFLVGPVGSFVAAWNEIPAVAVAVRRERALLDAGTAPRSGRDGTPEGMLLDEASGLVVHPGEFVVVTGGRPAALRSLAARLVGDEDVPSVSVGKTTWAVWDERAARRHAVLLDSDARLVSGSVREIIGAQDDDHARAVLRAAAADEFVGSDLEREISEGGRDLSGGQVRRLLLAQALAVDSEILVLVEPTRSLDLVTEHRVVDRLARHRAGRTTVVCTQTPVAFGVADRVVTVSTPSSDSDGSWRVEQGSVALIEQEHRS, encoded by the coding sequence ATGAGAACCAAGGCAACCCTCCGTGTGATCAGCAGTCTGCTGCGAGGCCACCGACGCGCTCTCGTCGTCCTCATCGTGCTGGCGCTCGCCGGCACCCTTGCGGAGGCCTGCCTCCCGATCGGACTGGGCCAGGTCGTCAACGGGATCGAACGCGGACGCTTCGACATCGTGCTCGTCGCATCCGGTGTCCTCGCACTGGTCGTGGTCGCCCGCGTCGCGTCTTCGGTGGTCGCGCACGCGGTCGGACGCAACGCCGAGATCGACGTCGCGATCACGCACAAACAGCAGGTCGGCGCGCACCTGGTGCGACACCGGTCCGTCATCGGCGAGGAGATCCAGCTCGGTGACGCGGTCGAGACGGCCGAGACCGACACGGACACCATCGCCGGCGTCGTCGGGGTCACGCGATCGTTGGTCGTCTCGACCCTCACCTTCGTGGCGATCAGTGTGTACCTGATCACGAACTCGTGGATCATCGGCGGCGCCATCGTCGTGGGCGCGTCGTGCATCGCGCTCTTCCTCCCGGCACTCGTCGGCGTGCTCGAACAGCCCCTCGAGGAGCACCGGGCCAGATCAGGTGCCGTCGCCGGGCTGGCGGCTGATGCTGCGAGCGGACTGCGCGACCTGCGGGGGATCGGTGCTGAGGACGTATTCCTGCAGCGCTTCCACGATGCCTCAGCCGCGATGCGAGCCGCCGGGCTGCGCGTCGCTCGCCGACGTGCGCTCATCTCGGGCGTGCAGGTCGCAATCCCGAGCGCATTCGTCCTCGTGATCCTCGGCATCGCTCTCTGGCAGTTCCGGACCGGGGAGCAATCGGCGGGCGATCTCGTCACCTACTACGGGCTCGGAGTGTTCCTCGTCGGGCCGGTCGGCTCCTTCGTCGCGGCCTGGAACGAGATCCCCGCCGTTGCGGTGGCAGTCCGGCGCGAGCGAGCCCTGCTGGATGCGGGAACGGCTCCCCGGTCAGGCCGAGACGGCACCCCCGAGGGCATGCTCCTCGACGAGGCCTCCGGGCTCGTCGTCCACCCGGGCGAGTTCGTCGTCGTCACCGGCGGACGACCGGCGGCGCTGCGCTCGCTCGCGGCTCGCCTCGTCGGGGACGAAGACGTGCCGTCCGTCTCGGTGGGCAAGACGACCTGGGCTGTGTGGGACGAGCGCGCGGCGAGGCGGCACGCCGTCTTGCTCGACTCCGACGCGCGACTCGTCTCGGGGAGCGTGCGGGAGATCATCGGCGCCCAGGACGACGACCACGCGCGTGCTGTGCTCCGGGCAGCGGCCGCGGACGAATTCGTGGGGTCCGATCTCGAACGGGAGATCAGCGAGGGCGGTCGAGACCTCTCCGGAGGACAGGTGCGCCGCCTCCTCCTCGCACAGGCGCTCGCCGTCGATAGCGAGATCCTCGTGTTGGTCGAGCCCACACGATCACTCGACCTCGTGACGGAGCACCGTGTGGTGGATCGTCTCGCCCGACACCGAGCCGGCCGAACGACGGTCGTGTGTACGCAGACGCCCGTTGCCTTCGGAGTCGCCGACCGTGTCGTCACGGTCAGCACGCCGTCCTCGGACAGCGACGGCTCGTGGCGCGTGGAACAGGGATCCGTGGCACTGATCGAGCAGGAGCACCGATCGTGA
- a CDS encoding ABC transporter ATP-binding protein, whose product MIGWHTLAVGASVLAPVLFGRLIDDVTSAGSWSNITTLFLVLCGVLVIRTALGVASQGASWRFGEDVFAQLRDEVVEGVVRLPLRVTERAERGEVLARTSNDVDAVSEGVRIGLPEVLVGLFTVLFTTTASFLLDWRVALASLVGLPVLVLSTRWYVRRSQSAYETELRSHARFNGSVLETATASRTLRQLGTGDRLLRRVEARASSVRAAERATLGLQSRWFPVVQLGYYLPFAVVAAWGGWLALEGQVTIGTVVAIALNVQLIVDPLDDLLYWSDQLQLAWAAFRRMAGVSRPTAPRRTSPPAERPAARSGCTIRCDRVRFSYGDGDDPAVSDVDLVIGPGEHLTVFGPSGAGKTTLGLLLAGALEPDAGHIEVVGDGERHPVRMLVSQDPHVFTGTVRDNLLLAAGSATDVMLLSALAVAGASLDASALDDEIDAESVDLVHLQRIAMARVVLRDPDLVVLDESTSHLSDGDARQLEQDMAGVLQGRTVVTIAHRMSAALDADRVITVEHGRIVEVGPPAELLAAGGQFAELHQQWTERVENERR is encoded by the coding sequence ATGATCGGCTGGCACACGCTCGCGGTGGGTGCTTCGGTCCTGGCGCCCGTGCTGTTCGGCCGGCTCATCGACGACGTCACGTCGGCGGGCTCCTGGTCGAACATCACGACGTTGTTCCTCGTGCTCTGCGGTGTCCTCGTGATCAGGACCGCGCTCGGCGTCGCCTCCCAGGGTGCCTCGTGGAGGTTCGGCGAGGACGTGTTCGCGCAACTCCGGGACGAGGTGGTCGAGGGCGTCGTCCGGCTCCCGCTCCGCGTGACGGAACGCGCAGAACGAGGAGAAGTCCTCGCGAGGACCTCGAACGACGTGGACGCAGTGTCCGAGGGCGTCCGCATCGGCCTCCCCGAGGTGCTGGTGGGACTCTTCACCGTCCTGTTCACCACGACGGCGTCGTTCTTGCTCGACTGGCGGGTCGCACTTGCTTCGCTCGTCGGGCTGCCCGTGCTCGTGCTCTCCACACGGTGGTACGTCCGCAGATCACAGTCGGCGTACGAGACCGAGTTGCGCAGTCACGCCCGGTTCAACGGGAGCGTCCTGGAGACCGCGACTGCGTCGCGGACGCTTCGGCAACTCGGCACCGGGGACCGCCTCCTCCGTCGTGTCGAAGCCCGAGCGAGCTCCGTCAGAGCAGCCGAGCGAGCCACCCTCGGCCTGCAGTCCCGGTGGTTCCCCGTCGTCCAGCTCGGCTACTACCTCCCGTTCGCTGTCGTTGCGGCATGGGGCGGATGGCTCGCGCTCGAAGGGCAGGTGACCATCGGCACCGTGGTGGCGATCGCCCTCAACGTCCAATTGATCGTGGACCCGCTGGACGACCTGTTGTACTGGTCCGACCAGCTGCAGCTCGCCTGGGCCGCCTTCCGCCGTATGGCGGGAGTCTCCCGTCCGACAGCACCTCGCCGGACCTCCCCGCCCGCTGAGCGCCCCGCGGCGCGCAGTGGATGCACGATCCGCTGCGACCGCGTCCGGTTCTCCTACGGCGACGGGGACGACCCCGCGGTTTCGGACGTCGACCTCGTGATCGGTCCCGGCGAGCACCTGACCGTCTTCGGGCCCTCTGGGGCAGGAAAGACGACGTTGGGCCTGCTGCTCGCCGGAGCACTCGAACCGGACGCAGGGCATATAGAGGTGGTCGGTGACGGCGAGCGCCACCCGGTGCGGATGTTGGTGAGTCAGGATCCCCACGTCTTCACGGGCACGGTCCGCGACAACCTCCTCCTCGCAGCAGGGTCAGCGACGGACGTCATGCTGCTCTCCGCCCTCGCAGTCGCAGGAGCGTCCCTGGATGCGTCGGCCCTCGACGACGAGATCGACGCCGAATCCGTCGACCTCGTCCACCTGCAACGCATCGCCATGGCGCGCGTCGTGCTCAGGGACCCCGACCTGGTCGTCCTCGACGAATCGACGTCGCACCTCTCGGACGGTGATGCCCGGCAGCTGGAGCAGGACATGGCCGGGGTGTTGCAGGGACGGACGGTTGTGACCATCGCCCACCGGATGAGCGCTGCGCTCGACGCGGACCGAGTCATCACGGTCGAGCACGGACGGATCGTCGAGGTCGGGCCACCCGCGGAACTCCTCGCCGCGGGAGGTCAATTCGCCGAGCTGCACCAGCAGTGGACGGAACGAGTGGAGAACGAGCGCCGATGA
- a CDS encoding arginase family protein gives MNTDTDDVLAVDQSFVARPAEGGGTVTLWSPEAGTELRLGRSAQALLARFAVPTSAKAVLSTVPDTARDAAERAIESLVAGGILRSHAVTADPGGTQRGLFGAPVTSLAKALTDPALDIVAVGIEYDAGASARSGSKTGPDAIRRVAASIYAPNSDRGMWDPAVGRRILDGVRMADIGNLGDVVQMRNGPVLDRLAGAVEAIASARKVPVVLGGDHSITHAVVRGLLSAVDGGLGLLHFDAHTDYFRPAHGDWRSSLHHGNVMSWVAGEARVERIAQFGIRQRIDDDPQADSSKTVVWGGRSALAADLDELLDSVPAHLAWHVTIDVDVLDPAFMPSTGTPVPGGFSHLELTDLISALVSRRRIVGVDVVELIGEGEGAHRSALAAADLLVRTLDAAFSSRASPR, from the coding sequence ATGAACACCGACACCGATGACGTCCTCGCCGTCGACCAGAGCTTCGTCGCGAGGCCGGCAGAAGGCGGTGGAACGGTGACGCTCTGGTCACCCGAGGCAGGCACCGAGCTGCGACTGGGTCGGAGTGCGCAGGCGCTCCTGGCGCGGTTCGCCGTACCGACGTCGGCGAAGGCGGTGCTCAGCACGGTCCCGGACACGGCACGCGACGCTGCCGAGCGCGCGATCGAGTCCCTGGTCGCCGGAGGAATCCTCCGCTCTCACGCTGTCACGGCAGATCCGGGGGGCACGCAGCGAGGGCTCTTCGGGGCTCCGGTGACGTCACTCGCGAAGGCTCTGACCGATCCCGCACTCGACATCGTCGCGGTCGGGATCGAGTACGACGCCGGTGCATCCGCGCGGAGTGGGTCGAAGACGGGACCAGATGCCATCCGCCGGGTCGCTGCGAGCATCTACGCGCCGAACTCGGATCGCGGGATGTGGGACCCGGCCGTCGGCCGTCGGATCCTGGACGGCGTCCGCATGGCTGACATCGGGAACCTCGGGGATGTCGTCCAGATGCGCAACGGCCCGGTGCTCGATCGACTCGCGGGGGCCGTGGAAGCGATCGCGAGTGCACGGAAGGTCCCCGTCGTCCTCGGAGGGGACCACTCGATCACACACGCAGTCGTGCGCGGGCTCCTGTCCGCGGTCGACGGCGGACTCGGCCTCCTGCACTTCGATGCGCACACCGACTACTTCCGACCGGCGCACGGAGACTGGCGTTCGTCACTGCACCACGGCAACGTCATGAGTTGGGTCGCTGGAGAAGCACGCGTGGAGCGGATCGCACAGTTCGGGATCCGTCAACGAATCGACGACGACCCCCAGGCCGACTCGTCGAAGACCGTCGTCTGGGGCGGGCGTTCGGCGCTCGCCGCCGATCTCGACGAGCTCCTGGACAGCGTTCCTGCTCACCTCGCCTGGCACGTGACCATCGACGTCGACGTCCTGGATCCCGCCTTCATGCCGAGCACGGGTACCCCGGTTCCCGGGGGGTTCTCGCATCTCGAACTCACCGACCTCATCAGCGCCCTCGTGTCGCGGCGACGGATCGTCGGCGTCGACGTCGTCGAGCTGATCGGTGAGGGCGAAGGCGCCCACCGATCGGCGCTCGCGGCAGCGGACCTCCTGGTCCGGACGCTCGACGCAGCGTTCAGCTCGCGGGCGTCTCCTCGTTGA
- a CDS encoding GNAT family N-acetyltransferase, translating to MEMTFRPLDPTQARDRESLITFLTSNRFPFHVSSAPSRESVEQRISDGAYAGPDHALLSVGIDGVAEGVVVLDDLDDDAPLIDVRLAERARGRGHGAPLLSALATYVFASFPEVDRIEAQTRDDNVAMRRILVRNGWVKEAHYRRTWPVDEGEARDSVAYAILRDDHRTGRVTPFLNEETPAS from the coding sequence ATGGAGATGACGTTCCGCCCGCTGGACCCGACGCAGGCGAGGGACCGGGAGTCGTTGATCACGTTCCTGACCTCGAACCGGTTCCCGTTCCACGTCTCCAGTGCTCCGAGCCGCGAGTCGGTCGAACAGCGCATCTCCGACGGCGCGTATGCTGGCCCGGACCACGCGCTGCTCAGCGTCGGGATCGACGGTGTCGCCGAGGGTGTGGTCGTACTCGACGACCTCGACGATGACGCACCGCTGATCGACGTACGTCTTGCCGAACGGGCTCGGGGGCGGGGTCACGGCGCGCCGCTCCTGAGCGCCCTGGCGACGTACGTCTTCGCGTCGTTCCCGGAGGTCGACCGGATCGAAGCGCAGACCCGGGACGACAACGTCGCGATGCGTCGCATCCTCGTGCGCAACGGGTGGGTGAAGGAAGCGCACTACCGGCGGACCTGGCCCGTGGACGAGGGCGAGGCTCGGGACTCGGTCGCGTACGCCATCCTGCGCGACGACCACCGGACCGGGCGGGTGACGCCCTTCCTCAACGAGGAGACGCCCGCGAGCTGA